One Glycine max cultivar Williams 82 chromosome 6, Glycine_max_v4.0, whole genome shotgun sequence DNA segment encodes these proteins:
- the LOC547813 gene encoding aspartate aminotransferase, mitochondrial, which yields MAIRNSLTGQFLRRSSVAGARLMSSSSSWFRSIEPAPKDPILGVTEAFLADQSPNKVNVGVGAYRDDHGKPVVLECVREAERRVAGSQFMEYLPMGGSIKMIEESLKLAFGDNSEFIKDKRIAAVQALSGTGACRLFAAFQQRFHPNTQIYIPVPTWANHHNIWRDAGVPMKTFRYYHPESRGLDFSGLMDDIKNAPDGSFFLLHACAHNPTGVDPSEEQWREISSQIKAKGHFPFFDMAYQGFASGDPERDAKAIKIFLEDGHLIGLAQSYAKNMGLYGQRAGSLSVLCEDEKQAVAVKSQLQLIARPMYSNPPLHGALIVSTVLGDPDLKKLWLKEVKVMADRIIGMRTTLRENLEKKGSTLPWQHITNQIGMFCYSGLTPEQVDRMTNEFHIYMTRNGRISMAGLNTGNVGYVADAIHEVTKSF from the exons ATGGCGATTCGCAACTCGCTCACCGGCCAATTCCTCCGCCGCAGCTCCGTCGCCGGAGCAAGGCTCATGTCTTCTTCGTCCTCATGGTTCCGGAGCATCGAGCCCGCTCCCAAGGATCCTATCCTCGGAGTCACTGAAGCTTTCCTCGCCGATCAGAGTCCAAACAAAGTCAACGTCGGAGTG gGTGCGTATCGCGATGACCACGGAAAACCTGTGGTTTTGGAATGTGTTAGAGAAGCAGAGAGGAGGGTTGCCGGAAGTCAATTCAT GGAGTATCTTCCCATGGGTGGAAGCATAAAAATGATAGAAGAATCGCTGAAGCTGGCATTTGGAGACAACTCTGAGTTCATCAAGGATAAAAGAATAGCTGCAGTGCAGGCTTTATCTGGGACTGGTGCATGTCGACTTTTTGCTGCATTTCAACAGAGATTTCATCCTAATACCCAAATCTATATACCAGTGCCTACCTGGGCCAA CCACCATAACATTTGGAGAGATGCTGGAGTGCCTATGAAGACATTCCGTTACTATCACCCTGAGTCTAGAGGATTGGATTTTTCAGGACTGATGGATGACATAAAG AATGCTCCAGATGGTTCCTTCTTTCTGCTTCATGCTTGTGCTCATAATCCTACTGGAGTAGATCCTTCAGAAGAACAATGGAGAGAGATCTCTTCCCAGATAAAG GCTAAGGGTCATTTCCCTTTCTTTGACATGGCATATCAAGGTTTTGCTAGTGGTGATCCAGAGAGAGATGCAAAAGCCATAAAGATTTTTCTTGAGGATGGTCATTTAATAGGACTTGCTCAGTCATATGCAAAAAATATGGGACTGTATGGCCAGCGAGCAGGAAGCCTGAG TGTGCTTTGTGAAGATGAGAAACAAGCTGTGGCTGTAAAAAGTCAGTTGCAGCTGATTGCTAGACCCATGTACAGTAACCCACCTCTCCATGGAGCACTTATAGTTTCTACTGTCCTTGGTGATCCAGATTTGAAGAAGTTATGGCTTAAAGAAGTCAAG GTTATGGCAGACCGCATCATCGGAATGAGGACTACACTACGAGAAAACTTAGAAAAGAAGGGGTCTACTTTGCCATGGCAGCATATAACTAATCAG ATTGGTATGTTCTGCTACAGTGGATTGACACCTGAACAGGTTGATCGTATGACAAACGAGTTTCATATTTACATGACCCGTAACGGTCGTATCAG TATGGCTGGTCTTAATACGGGCAACGTTGGATATGTTGCTGACGCTATCCATGAGGTTACAAAATCATTCTAG
- the LOC100802451 gene encoding shaggy-related protein kinase eta, translated as MASLPLGHHHHHQPAAATIHPSQPPQCQPQPEVPRRSSDMETDKDMSATVIEGNDAVTGHIISTTIGGKNGEPKQTISYMAERVVGTGSFGVVFQAKCLETGEAVAIKKVLQDRRYKNRELQLMRLMDHPNVISLKHCFFSTTSKDELFLNLVMEYVPESMYRVIKHYTTMNQRMPLIYVKLYTYQIFRGLAYIHTALRVCHRDVKPQNLLVHPLTHQVKLCDFGSAKVLVKGESNISYICSRYYRAPELIFGATEYTPSIDIWSAGCVLAELLLGQPLFPGENQVDQLVEIIKVLGTPTREEIRCMNPNYTDFRFPQIKAHPWHKVFHKRMPPEAIDLASRLLQYSPSLRCTALEACAHPFFDELREPNARLPNGHPLPPLFNFKQELAGASPELINRLIPEHIRRQMGLSFPHSAGS; from the exons ATGGCCTCCTTGCCCTTGGggcaccaccaccatcaccaacCGGCGGCGGCGACTATACACCCGTCGCAACCGCCGCAGTGTCAGCCGCAACCCGAAGTTCCTCGCCGGAGCTCCGATATGGAGACCGATAAG GATATGTCAGCTACTGTCATTGAGGGGAATGATGCCGTTACTGGCCACATAATCTCCACCACAATTGGAGGCAAAAATGGGGAACCTAAACAG ACCATCAGTTACATGGCAGAACGTGTTGTTGGCACTGGATCATTTGGAGTTGTTTTCCAG GCAAAGTGCTTGGAGACTGGAGAGGCAGTGGCTATTAAAAAGGTCTTGCAAGACAGGCGGTACAAAAATCGTGAATTGCAGTTAATGCGCTTAATGGATCACCCAAATGTAATTTCCCTGAAGCACTGTTTCTTTTCCACAACAAGCAAAGATGAACTTTTTCTAAACTTGGTAATGGAATATGTCCCTGAGTCAATGTACCGAGTTATAAAGCATTACACTACTATGAACCAGAGAATGCCTCTCATCTACGTGAAACTGTATACATATCAA ATCTTCAGGGGATTAGCATATATCCATACCGCCCTGCGAGTTTGCCATAGGGATGTAAAGCCTCAAAATCTTTTG GTTCATCCTCTTACTCACCAAGTTAAGCTATGTGATTTTGGGAGTGCCAAAGTTCTG GTCAAGGGTGAATCAAACATTTCATACATATGTTCACGTTACTATCGGGCTCCAGAACTAATATTTGGTGCAACTGAATACACACCTTCTATTGATATCTGGTCAGCTGGTTGTGTTCTTGCTGAACTTCTTCTAGGACAG CCATTGTTTCCTGGAGAAAATCAGGTGGACCAACTTGTGGAAATTATTAAG GTTCTTGGTACTCCGACTCGAGAGGAAATCCGTTGCATGAACCCAAATTATACAGATTTTAGATTCCCTCAGATTAAAGCTCATCCTTGGCACAAG GTTTTCCACAAGCGAATGCCTCCTGAAGCAATTGACCTTGCATCAAGGCTTCTCCAATATTCACCTAGTCTACGCTGCACTGCG CTGGAAGCATGTGCACATCCTTTCTTTGATGAGCTTCGCGAGCCAAATGCCCGTCTTCCTAATGGCCATCCACTGCCCCCACTTTTCAACTTCAAACAGGAG TTAGCTGGAGCATCACCTGAACTGATCAATAGGCTCATCCCAGAGCATATTAGGCGGCAGATGGGTCTCAGCTTCCCGCATTCTGCCGGTTCATAG